One genomic window of Paenibacillus xylanilyticus includes the following:
- the smpB gene encoding SsrA-binding protein SmpB: protein MGKNDGQSKVLAQNKKASHDYFIEDTYEAGMVLTGTEIKSLRNGRANIGDAFATIRNGEIHIHNMHISPFEQGNRHNPLDPTRTRKLLLHKSQINKLLGLSKQEGYSIVPLKIYVRNGYAKLLLGLGKGKKQYDKRESAAKRDAQRDIQRALREKQKIAR from the coding sequence ATGGGCAAGAATGATGGACAGAGTAAAGTGCTCGCACAGAATAAAAAGGCTTCCCATGACTACTTCATTGAAGATACGTATGAAGCGGGCATGGTGCTTACCGGAACGGAGATTAAATCTCTTCGTAACGGCCGTGCGAATATTGGAGATGCGTTTGCCACGATTCGCAACGGTGAAATTCACATTCATAATATGCATATTAGTCCTTTTGAACAAGGGAACCGACATAATCCGCTTGATCCGACGCGTACACGCAAGCTGCTGCTGCACAAGTCACAGATTAACAAGCTGCTTGGATTGTCGAAGCAGGAAGGGTACAGTATTGTGCCGCTGAAGATTTATGTGCGTAATGGATATGCGAAACTGCTGCTTGGCCTGGGTAAAGGTAAGAAGCAGTATGATAAACGTGAGTCTGCTGCGAAGCGGGATGCACAACGTGATATTCAACGGGCACTGCGTGAGAAGCAGAAGATCGCTCGCTGA
- a CDS encoding stress protein, whose product MRKYVGLVFLLGLILCITAACSSSESESAITLDDIVTKFREAGLEIETPMESISEDHVLADLGFKDVQRILVPALGEGEGGYLFLFENKTDLEKLKDYYEEPGKSTLMPNSHAYAQDNILLQMSDTMSQTEFDRYVEVIKDL is encoded by the coding sequence TTGAGGAAATATGTTGGTCTGGTTTTCTTATTGGGCCTCATTCTATGTATAACAGCAGCTTGTTCTTCGAGTGAGAGTGAGTCTGCGATTACTCTTGATGATATTGTCACCAAGTTCCGAGAGGCCGGACTTGAGATTGAAACTCCAATGGAGTCTATTAGCGAGGATCACGTATTGGCTGACTTAGGTTTTAAAGATGTGCAGCGCATTTTGGTGCCAGCTTTGGGTGAAGGTGAGGGTGGGTATCTATTCTTGTTTGAGAATAAAACGGATCTTGAGAAACTGAAGGATTATTATGAGGAACCCGGAAAATCAACGCTAATGCCTAATTCGCATGCCTATGCCCAAGATAATATCCTTTTGCAGATGAGTGATACAATGAGTCAAACGGAGTTTGATCGATATGTAGAGGTTATCAAGGATTTATGA
- a CDS encoding mechanosensitive ion channel family protein — MDFIKKQLDGTGMSEQTIGILSNIIMVIFIAMVSILANYIAKRIVLKTVHHIVNNNRYKWGHIIVEKKLFHKLSHLVPAIIIYYSAYVFPSYQALIEKAAMTYMIVIMITVFNALLNVFDDIYRSYEVSKIRPIKGYIQVAKIILFIIGGIIVISSLIGQNPLIILSGLGALSAVLMLVFKDSILGLVAGVQLSSNDMVRVGDWIEMPKYNADGDVIDITLNTVKVRNFDKTITMIPSYALISDSFRNWRGMQVSGGRRIKRSVYIDTSSITFCTEDMIEEFRKIHYLTDYIATRISEINEYNMEHQINTESKVNGRQLTNVGVFREYIHQYLKNHPKIHQDMTLIVRQLAPGDNGLPLEIYAFSNDITWGVYESVQADIFDHIFAVAPTFGLRAFQNPTGHDIVQLKESPQFSRGY; from the coding sequence ATGGATTTTATCAAAAAACAACTAGACGGAACGGGCATGAGTGAACAAACCATTGGCATTCTTTCAAACATCATCATGGTTATTTTTATAGCGATGGTCTCCATCCTGGCGAATTATATTGCCAAAAGAATCGTGCTGAAGACGGTTCATCATATCGTCAATAACAATCGGTACAAATGGGGCCATATCATTGTGGAGAAAAAGCTGTTCCACAAGCTGTCGCATCTCGTGCCGGCCATTATTATCTATTATTCTGCTTATGTCTTTCCATCCTATCAGGCCTTGATTGAAAAGGCTGCAATGACCTACATGATTGTCATCATGATTACGGTTTTCAATGCCTTACTTAATGTGTTTGATGACATATATCGTTCCTATGAAGTCTCCAAGATCAGGCCGATCAAAGGTTATATCCAGGTCGCCAAGATTATTCTTTTCATCATCGGGGGCATTATCGTCATTTCGAGCCTTATCGGTCAGAATCCGTTGATTATTCTCAGTGGGCTTGGTGCGTTATCCGCTGTGCTGATGCTGGTCTTCAAGGATTCCATTCTGGGCCTCGTGGCAGGCGTTCAATTATCGTCGAATGACATGGTGCGTGTTGGCGACTGGATTGAGATGCCGAAGTATAATGCTGACGGGGATGTCATTGACATTACACTCAATACAGTTAAGGTAAGAAATTTTGATAAAACGATCACGATGATTCCGAGCTATGCCCTGATATCTGACTCGTTCAGAAACTGGCGAGGCATGCAGGTATCGGGCGGCAGAAGGATTAAGCGAAGCGTCTATATTGATACAAGCAGCATCACCTTTTGTACCGAAGACATGATTGAGGAATTCCGGAAGATCCACTATCTTACCGACTATATCGCTACGCGAATCAGTGAAATTAACGAGTACAATATGGAGCATCAGATTAATACGGAGAGCAAAGTAAACGGCAGACAGCTCACGAATGTGGGGGTATTCCGGGAATACATCCATCAGTATCTGAAAAATCATCCGAAGATTCATCAGGATATGACGTTGATCGTGAGACAGCTAGCACCGGGAGACAACGGACTGCCACTCGAGATCTATGCATTCAGCAATGATATCACCTGGGGGGTGTATGAGTCGGTGCAGGCCGATATCTTTGACCACATCTTTGCCGTGGCGCCGACGTTTGGTCTTCGTGCTTTTCAAAACCCAACGGGTCACGATATCGTTCAGCTTAAGGAAAGCCCGCAATTTTCACGTGGCTACTAA
- a CDS encoding aldo/keto reductase, whose amino-acid sequence MNHRIPEYTLNDGLKVPAIGFGTYSLKGAEGVKSIVSALDVGYRLIDTAYNYENEATVGKAIKQSSVAREELLISSKLPGRYHDYNKAIVAIEESLYRADLDYYDLYLIHWPNPKQDKYVEAWQALIEAKKRGYIRSIGVSNFLPEHNERLIKETGVAPSLNQIELHPFFDQAEQRKKDSEHGIVNESWSPIGRGNDAVQDVVKDEKILRIAEAHGKTGTQVILRWHTQLGSIPIPKAGSLQHQKENIDIFDFELSEQEMEVISSFNRQDGRLWGQDPSEYEEF is encoded by the coding sequence ATGAATCATCGAATTCCGGAATATACGTTGAATGATGGCTTGAAAGTGCCGGCAATTGGGTTTGGTACCTATAGCTTAAAAGGTGCAGAAGGCGTTAAATCCATCGTATCTGCGCTGGATGTGGGTTACCGATTGATTGATACGGCCTATAACTATGAGAACGAGGCGACAGTCGGAAAGGCCATCAAGCAGAGCTCTGTTGCGAGAGAAGAACTGCTGATCTCTTCCAAACTGCCTGGGCGTTATCACGATTATAATAAGGCAATCGTAGCCATCGAGGAATCCTTATACAGAGCAGACCTTGATTACTATGACCTTTATTTGATTCACTGGCCGAATCCGAAGCAGGATAAGTATGTAGAAGCCTGGCAGGCACTCATTGAGGCGAAGAAACGGGGATATATTCGCTCTATCGGAGTTAGTAACTTCCTGCCTGAACATAATGAGCGTCTGATTAAAGAGACTGGGGTAGCCCCAAGTCTGAACCAGATCGAGCTGCATCCGTTTTTTGACCAAGCCGAGCAGCGGAAGAAGGATTCGGAGCATGGTATTGTCAATGAATCCTGGAGTCCTATTGGCCGCGGTAATGATGCCGTGCAGGATGTGGTGAAGGATGAGAAGATCCTCCGCATAGCAGAAGCTCATGGCAAAACGGGAACACAGGTCATTTTGCGCTGGCATACCCAGCTGGGTTCCATTCCAATTCCGAAAGCAGGCTCCCTTCAACACCAGAAGGAAAATATCGATATCTTCGATTTTGAGCTGAGCGAGCAGGAGATGGAAGTGATCTCGTCGTTCAATCGTCAGGATGGACGGTTATGGGGACAGGACCCGAGCGAATACGAAGAGTTTTAA
- a CDS encoding glycosyltransferase family 2 protein, translating to MAIRYSIIIATYNRAHQLPLTLAAFEAQTYPKHLFEVIVADDGSTDGTKELVEAYRASYSLTYVTQTEQRGRSAIRNLGLQYAKGSYVIFCDADFLALPEFIRTVRQYHRKNPRAVVSGFPHSFDGSYTHYYPDFSPEEKEHCHAVLTASNSWRPELEAANEIIPLVTPADIIHHTDALSRVVFPSKMPPGVIKQFASTDVAPWMVFVTRCVSVRRSLLNRVGGFNERYVLYGLEDWDLGYRLHCLKVPFYCIKEVVGYHQEHPTHFRGDVLNTENLRIMLETYGFNDSALNLFCVVPPSADLETYKNTLRILRRGFRSRTTRSSARLLKRTLRIAAKQFLLQSDAEAYKKSLAKIKRRAAGRKSRVARVLRDMVQRSETLVE from the coding sequence ATGGCGATCCGCTACAGTATCATTATTGCAACCTATAACCGGGCTCATCAGTTACCACTTACACTGGCGGCTTTCGAGGCGCAGACCTACCCAAAACATCTTTTTGAAGTTATCGTCGCTGATGATGGTTCAACGGATGGAACGAAAGAACTGGTTGAAGCTTATCGTGCTTCATATTCGTTGACCTATGTAACCCAAACAGAACAGCGCGGCAGATCGGCGATCCGTAATTTGGGGCTCCAGTATGCCAAAGGGTCGTATGTTATCTTTTGCGATGCTGACTTTCTGGCACTACCCGAGTTTATTCGAACCGTGCGGCAGTATCATCGTAAAAATCCAAGAGCCGTGGTTTCTGGCTTTCCACATTCTTTCGATGGTTCATATACCCACTACTATCCGGACTTTTCCCCAGAAGAGAAAGAACATTGTCATGCCGTCCTCACAGCATCAAACTCATGGCGTCCCGAACTAGAAGCTGCGAATGAAATTATCCCGTTGGTAACACCCGCAGATATCATTCATCATACAGATGCTTTGTCACGAGTCGTTTTCCCATCCAAAATGCCGCCGGGAGTCATCAAACAATTTGCGAGCACAGATGTAGCTCCATGGATGGTATTTGTTACTCGGTGTGTATCCGTCCGGCGTAGTCTGCTGAATCGCGTTGGGGGTTTCAACGAAAGATATGTACTTTATGGGCTTGAAGACTGGGATTTGGGCTATAGGCTGCACTGTTTGAAAGTGCCTTTCTATTGCATCAAAGAGGTCGTAGGCTATCATCAGGAGCACCCAACCCACTTCCGGGGGGATGTGCTCAATACGGAGAATCTGCGAATCATGTTGGAAACCTATGGCTTCAATGATTCCGCACTGAATTTATTTTGCGTTGTGCCTCCATCCGCTGACCTCGAAACCTACAAGAATACACTGAGGATCTTGCGCAGAGGGTTCCGGTCCAGAACAACACGTTCTTCCGCACGATTGTTAAAAAGGACACTACGAATTGCAGCCAAGCAGTTCTTACTCCAATCTGATGCAGAGGCATACAAAAAATCATTAGCTAAAATAAAGCGAAGAGCAGCAGGCAGGAAAAGCAGAGTGGCTCGTGTTTTACGGGATATGGTGCAAAGGTCTGAAACATTGGTGGAGTAG
- a CDS encoding extracellular solute-binding protein, producing the protein MKRSWRKRLAIGICLMMGFTILAGCTGDNGNAGGAEGDGTTPISIWMSMNTNASITLKSMNEITAIKEWEKKTNTKIEFQHPAVGAETEQFNVMIASNQLPDAMFVNGDYAKLFNDGTIIRLNELIDEYAPNLKKILDENPEVAKQLKADNGDIYAIPHLRLGEYKTFGGTFIRQDWLDELKLEKPETLEEWETVLKAFKEKKGVSAPLLFGAPPKMTTMGPAAPTYLEAYGITNNIFMQDGKVVYGPIEPEYKEFLTMFHRWYQEGLIDPDFATNDQKTYDAKILSGQAGAFFTFIGGGVGRYLPALQETDPNANLTAVQYPVLNKGDEPMFTGRSWEWSSSGVVITNSNKHPEETVKALDYFFSEEGHMLKNFGVEGLTYTMKDGYPTYTDEILKNPDGLSVAQAMAKHFIANYPFVGEDDDRYNEQYYQLQQQKDAAILFSKYSENTLKVGLPPTSLTTEESTEYSKIMSDIGTYRDEMFVKFVIGVEPIENFDKYVDQINKFNVERAIEIQQAALDRYNAR; encoded by the coding sequence ATGAAACGGTCATGGAGAAAGCGGCTGGCGATTGGAATCTGCCTGATGATGGGATTCACAATTCTGGCAGGATGCACAGGGGACAATGGAAACGCGGGTGGGGCAGAGGGAGATGGCACTACGCCAATATCGATCTGGATGTCAATGAACACGAATGCTTCCATTACGCTCAAGAGTATGAATGAAATCACGGCGATTAAGGAATGGGAGAAGAAGACCAACACCAAAATCGAATTTCAGCATCCTGCGGTGGGTGCCGAGACCGAACAGTTCAATGTCATGATTGCCTCGAATCAGCTGCCTGATGCCATGTTTGTAAATGGAGATTACGCCAAGCTGTTCAATGATGGTACCATCATCCGTCTTAACGAGCTCATTGATGAATACGCTCCCAATTTGAAAAAGATTTTGGATGAGAACCCGGAGGTCGCCAAACAGTTAAAAGCAGACAACGGCGATATCTATGCCATTCCGCATCTACGGCTGGGGGAATACAAAACCTTCGGCGGTACATTCATTCGTCAGGATTGGCTCGATGAGCTAAAGCTGGAGAAACCGGAAACGCTGGAAGAATGGGAAACCGTACTTAAAGCGTTCAAAGAGAAAAAAGGTGTGTCCGCGCCCCTGTTGTTCGGTGCACCGCCTAAAATGACAACGATGGGACCCGCAGCACCGACCTATCTGGAGGCCTACGGGATAACCAACAACATATTTATGCAAGATGGGAAAGTAGTCTACGGACCAATTGAGCCGGAATACAAGGAATTCCTGACGATGTTCCATCGCTGGTATCAGGAAGGGCTGATCGATCCCGATTTTGCTACCAATGACCAAAAAACATATGACGCCAAAATTTTGAGTGGTCAGGCAGGTGCCTTTTTCACCTTCATCGGTGGAGGTGTAGGCCGCTACCTCCCCGCTCTGCAGGAAACCGACCCGAACGCCAATCTGACAGCCGTCCAATATCCGGTGTTGAATAAGGGCGATGAACCGATGTTTACCGGACGTTCCTGGGAGTGGAGCAGCAGCGGCGTCGTGATCACCAATAGCAATAAGCACCCGGAGGAAACGGTCAAAGCGCTGGATTACTTCTTCAGTGAAGAAGGGCATATGCTGAAAAATTTCGGTGTGGAGGGCCTCACGTATACGATGAAGGACGGTTACCCGACCTATACCGATGAGATTTTGAAAAATCCGGATGGATTGTCAGTTGCCCAAGCAATGGCGAAACATTTTATAGCCAACTATCCCTTCGTGGGTGAGGATGACGACCGGTACAATGAGCAGTACTATCAGCTTCAGCAGCAGAAGGATGCCGCGATTCTCTTCTCCAAATACAGCGAGAATACACTGAAGGTGGGTCTTCCTCCAACCAGTCTGACAACAGAAGAATCCACGGAATACAGCAAGATTATGAGCGATATTGGAACGTACCGGGATGAAATGTTCGTCAAGTTTGTCATCGGGGTAGAGCCGATTGAGAACTTTGACAAGTACGTCGATCAGATCAACAAGTTTAACGTCGAGCGGGCCATTGAAATTCAGCAGGCAGCGCTGGACCGCTATAACGCCAGATAA
- a CDS encoding ABC transporter permease: MEKVSHKLSLLWLNYKKNKAIYWMALPVVLYFLVFKYLPMYGAIIAFKDYSVGKGIWGSDWVGLQHFRDFFQSYYFWRILKNTLVLSFYQLLFGFPAPILLALLLNELRNEIFKRTVQTVSYIPHFISIVVICGMIVDFSSRDGLFNTIIEYFGGQSSALLSDPANFRTMYTASSIWQELGFSSIIYLAALSGINPELYDAANVDGASRLRQVWHITLPGIIPMILILLILRIGGLMEIGFEKIILLYNPNVYDTADVISTFVYRKGISESAEFSYTTAVGLFQSVINFTLLVGANRLSKAVSNTKLF; this comes from the coding sequence ATGGAGAAGGTGTCGCACAAGCTCTCCTTGTTATGGCTCAATTACAAAAAGAATAAAGCGATCTATTGGATGGCTCTTCCCGTCGTTTTGTATTTTCTCGTCTTCAAATATCTGCCGATGTATGGAGCGATCATTGCATTCAAGGATTATTCAGTGGGCAAGGGCATATGGGGCAGTGATTGGGTGGGACTGCAGCATTTCCGGGATTTCTTTCAGAGTTACTATTTCTGGCGGATTTTGAAAAACACCCTGGTGCTGAGCTTTTATCAACTGTTGTTCGGATTCCCTGCACCCATTCTTCTTGCCCTTCTTCTCAATGAGCTTCGCAACGAAATATTCAAGCGCACCGTGCAGACCGTTTCTTACATTCCGCACTTTATTTCCATCGTGGTCATCTGCGGCATGATTGTGGATTTCTCATCCCGGGATGGACTGTTTAACACCATCATTGAATACTTTGGCGGCCAGAGCAGTGCGCTTCTCAGTGATCCGGCCAATTTCCGTACGATGTATACCGCTTCATCCATCTGGCAAGAGCTCGGCTTCTCCAGCATCATTTATCTGGCTGCACTTAGTGGAATCAATCCCGAGCTGTATGATGCTGCGAATGTGGACGGGGCAAGTCGCCTTCGCCAAGTCTGGCATATTACGTTGCCTGGCATCATTCCGATGATTCTTATTCTGCTGATTCTCCGTATTGGCGGATTGATGGAGATCGGTTTCGAAAAAATCATTCTGTTATACAACCCGAACGTCTATGACACGGCGGATGTCATCTCGACATTTGTGTACCGCAAAGGGATTAGTGAAAGTGCCGAATTCAGCTATACAACCGCGGTAGGCTTATTCCAATCGGTCATTAACTTTACACTGCTCGTTGGTGCCAATCGCCTGTCGAAGGCGGTATCCAATACCAAGCTATTCTAG
- a CDS encoding carbohydrate ABC transporter permease, which produces MRIKRSLGERLFGGANAILMTGLIIVTLYPLLHVLNASFSDSGQLMAHRGLLLFPKGLTLESYKLVLSNPNILSGYRNTIFIVVVGTALNLLFTILGAYTLSRKSFMLRNPIMLAIVFTMFFNGGIIPSYLLINNTLHMGNSLWALIIPGLISSYNLIIMRTSFQEISESLLESARMDGAGEMLILWRIVVPLSMPVVAVMILFYGVSHWNSWFGAILYIRDRNLFPLQLVLREILIQNSTDSMTTGASAVDKEAIGESVKYATVMVATLPILFIYPFLQKYFVKGVMIGAIKE; this is translated from the coding sequence ATGAGAATAAAACGATCACTCGGAGAGCGGCTGTTTGGTGGTGCCAACGCCATCCTGATGACGGGCCTGATTATTGTTACTTTGTATCCGCTGCTGCATGTGCTGAACGCATCGTTCAGTGATTCCGGCCAGCTAATGGCCCATAGAGGTCTGTTGCTCTTTCCGAAAGGACTGACACTGGAGAGCTACAAGCTGGTTCTCAGCAACCCGAACATTCTGTCCGGGTACCGAAACACCATATTCATCGTCGTGGTGGGTACGGCACTGAATCTGCTGTTCACCATTCTGGGAGCATATACCTTGTCTCGCAAAAGCTTCATGCTTCGTAACCCGATTATGCTGGCGATCGTGTTTACGATGTTTTTTAACGGGGGCATCATTCCATCGTATCTGTTGATCAACAACACGCTTCATATGGGGAACAGTCTGTGGGCTCTGATTATACCTGGGCTGATCAGCAGTTATAATCTTATTATTATGCGGACTTCATTTCAGGAAATCTCGGAAAGCCTGCTGGAATCGGCCCGTATGGACGGGGCGGGAGAGATGTTAATCCTTTGGCGGATCGTAGTGCCGTTGTCCATGCCGGTGGTCGCAGTGATGATTCTCTTTTATGGAGTGAGCCATTGGAATTCTTGGTTCGGCGCCATCTTGTACATCCGGGATCGAAATCTGTTTCCGCTTCAGCTGGTACTGCGCGAAATCCTCATCCAGAACAGCACAGACTCCATGACGACAGGGGCGTCAGCCGTGGACAAAGAGGCGATCGGGGAAAGTGTGAAATATGCAACGGTCATGGTTGCCACGCTTCCAATTTTGTTTATCTATCCTTTTCTGCAGAAATACTTT